Proteins encoded in a region of the Mycolicibacterium chitae genome:
- the murG gene encoding undecaprenyldiphospho-muramoylpentapeptide beta-N-acetylglucosaminyltransferase, whose product MAVADALRALDADVRITALGTARGLETRLVPDRGYDLELITPVPLPRKPNADLMRLPLRVRRAVRETRAVLDAVHADVIVGFGGYVALPAYLAARRGVTRRSVPVVIHEANASAGIANKVGARSAARVLAAVDGSGLAAAEVVGMPVRSTITGLDRAALRAQARAHFGFAEDARVLLVFGGSQGAASINRAVSAAAETLAANGIAVLHAHGPKNVLELRTPGPGDPPYVAVPYLDRMDLAYAAADLAICRSGAMTVAEVSAVGLPAVYVPLPIGNGEQRLNALPVVNAGGGLLVADADLTPAYIGETVVGLLTDAPRLAQMTTAAAAVGHRDAAARVAAVALEIARGARR is encoded by the coding sequence ATGGCCGTCGCCGATGCGCTCCGCGCCCTGGACGCCGACGTGCGGATCACCGCGCTGGGCACCGCCCGCGGGCTGGAGACCCGGCTGGTGCCCGACCGCGGCTACGACCTGGAACTGATCACGCCGGTGCCGCTGCCGCGCAAGCCCAACGCCGACCTGATGCGGCTGCCGTTGCGGGTGCGACGGGCGGTGCGCGAGACCCGCGCGGTCCTCGACGCGGTGCACGCCGACGTCATCGTCGGCTTCGGCGGCTACGTCGCGCTGCCGGCCTACCTGGCCGCCCGCCGCGGCGTGACCCGCCGGTCGGTGCCGGTGGTGATCCACGAGGCCAACGCGAGCGCCGGCATCGCCAACAAGGTGGGGGCGCGCAGCGCGGCCCGGGTGCTGGCCGCCGTCGACGGGTCCGGCCTCGCCGCCGCCGAGGTGGTCGGCATGCCGGTCCGCTCGACGATCACCGGCCTGGACCGCGCGGCGCTGCGCGCGCAGGCCCGGGCGCACTTCGGCTTCGCCGAAGACGCGCGGGTGCTGCTGGTGTTCGGCGGCTCCCAGGGGGCGGCCTCGATCAACCGGGCGGTCTCGGCGGCCGCGGAGACGTTGGCCGCCAACGGAATTGCCGTGCTGCACGCACACGGGCCGAAGAACGTCCTGGAGTTGCGCACCCCGGGTCCGGGCGACCCGCCGTACGTCGCGGTGCCGTACCTGGACCGGATGGACCTGGCCTACGCCGCGGCGGACCTGGCCATCTGCCGTTCCGGCGCGATGACGGTCGCCGAGGTCTCCGCCGTCGGGTTGCCCGCGGTGTACGTGCCGCTGCCGATCGGCAACGGCGAGCAGCGACTCAACGCGTTGCCGGTGGTCAACGCCGGGGGCGGCCTGCTGGTCGCCGACGCCGACCTGACCCCGGCCTACATCGGCGAGACGGTCGTCGGCCTGCTGACCGACGCGCCGCGGCTGGCGCAGATGACGACGGCCGCGGCCGCCGTGGGGCACCGCGACGCCGCCGCGCGGGTGGCTGCCGTCGCGCTCGAGATCGCCCGGGGGGCGCGGCGATGA
- the murC gene encoding UDP-N-acetylmuramate--L-alanine ligase produces the protein MSAPLPEELRRVHMVGIGGAGMSGIARILLDRGALVSGSDAKESRGVVALRARGALINIGHDAAALDLLPGGPTAVISTHAAIPKTNPELVEARRRAIPVIMRPTVLARLMEGHTTLMVTGTHGKTTTTSMLIVALQHAGLDPSFAVGGDLGEAGTNAHHGSGEIFVAEADESDGSLLEYTPNVAVVTNIEADHLDFFGSPEAYTEVFDKFVDRLAPGGALVVCVDDPGAAALADRAAAAGVRVLAYGAPGDRPLAGALLSWQQQGTGAVAEIQLAGEPHPRALRLSVPGRHMALNALAALLAAIEGGAPTELVLDGLAGFEGVRRRFELVGVANGIRVFDDYAHHPTEVRAVLTALQTVTEQSGGGRALVVFQPHLYSRTKAFAAEFADALSCADRVFVLDVYAAREQPIVGISGATIAERVQVPVRYLPDFSAVAQTVAEVARPGDVIVTMGAGDVTMLGPEILIQLQVQANRAAPGGPGASW, from the coding sequence ATGAGCGCGCCGCTGCCCGAGGAACTGCGCCGGGTCCACATGGTGGGCATCGGCGGGGCCGGTATGTCCGGCATCGCGCGCATCCTGTTGGACCGCGGGGCGCTGGTGTCCGGTTCGGACGCCAAGGAATCCCGCGGCGTGGTCGCGCTGCGGGCCCGCGGCGCGCTGATCAACATCGGTCACGACGCGGCCGCCCTCGACCTGCTGCCCGGCGGACCGACCGCGGTCATCTCCACCCACGCCGCGATCCCGAAGACCAACCCGGAACTCGTCGAGGCGCGCCGCCGCGCCATCCCGGTCATCATGCGCCCGACCGTGCTGGCCCGGTTGATGGAGGGGCACACCACCCTGATGGTCACCGGCACGCACGGCAAGACCACCACCACCTCGATGCTCATCGTGGCCCTGCAGCACGCCGGGCTGGACCCGTCGTTCGCCGTGGGCGGCGACCTCGGCGAGGCCGGCACCAACGCGCATCACGGCAGCGGAGAGATCTTCGTCGCCGAGGCCGACGAGAGCGACGGTTCGCTGCTCGAGTACACCCCGAATGTCGCGGTGGTCACCAACATCGAGGCCGACCACCTGGATTTCTTCGGCAGCCCCGAGGCCTACACCGAGGTGTTCGACAAGTTCGTCGACCGGCTGGCGCCCGGCGGCGCGCTGGTGGTCTGCGTCGACGATCCCGGGGCCGCCGCGCTGGCCGACCGCGCGGCCGCCGCGGGTGTGCGGGTGCTGGCCTATGGTGCCCCCGGTGACCGGCCGCTGGCCGGGGCGCTGCTGTCCTGGCAGCAGCAGGGGACCGGTGCGGTCGCCGAGATCCAGCTGGCCGGCGAGCCGCATCCGCGGGCCCTGCGGCTGTCGGTGCCCGGCCGGCACATGGCGCTCAACGCGCTGGCCGCACTGCTGGCCGCGATCGAGGGCGGGGCACCGACCGAGCTGGTGCTCGACGGCCTGGCCGGGTTCGAGGGTGTGCGGCGCCGGTTCGAGCTGGTCGGGGTGGCCAACGGGATCCGGGTGTTCGACGATTACGCCCATCACCCCACCGAGGTGCGCGCGGTGCTCACCGCGCTGCAGACCGTCACCGAACAGAGCGGCGGCGGCCGCGCGCTGGTGGTTTTCCAGCCCCATTTGTATTCGCGCACAAAGGCTTTCGCGGCCGAGTTCGCCGACGCGCTCAGCTGCGCCGATCGGGTGTTCGTGCTCGACGTCTACGCCGCGCGCGAGCAGCCGATCGTCGGGATCAGCGGTGCGACCATCGCCGAGCGGGTGCAGGTGCCGGTGCGCTACCTGCCCGATTTCTCGGCGGTGGCCCAGACCGTGGCCGAGGTGGCCCGCCCCGGTGACGTCATCGTCACGATGGGCGCCGGCGATGTGACCATGCTGGGCCCGGAGATCCTGATCCAGCTGCAGGTGCAGGCCAACCGCGCCGCACCCGGAGGACCCGGAGCGTCCTGGTGA
- a CDS encoding cell division protein FtsQ/DivIB produces MPQEVPDDRAAPATESSETESSETDFEGPRRRARREREQRRAAQQRARAIEEARREAKRRASGLVPPAAPTGRGKVRGLRAVLLTVLLIILGVGVGSILYFTPVMSVRAVAVVGTAEVPIEEVTAVAAVPLGTPLLQVNTGEVADRVATIRRVASARVQREYPSTLRITIAERVPVAVMDFPDGPHLYDRDGVDFATAPPPPSLPYLEVANPGPTDPPTQAALAVLTSLRPEVAGQVGRVAAPSVASITLILTDGREVVWGTHERTEEKAEKLAALLTQPGHTYDVSSPDLPTVK; encoded by the coding sequence ATCCCGCAGGAGGTCCCCGACGATCGGGCCGCCCCGGCCACCGAGTCATCCGAGACCGAGTCATCTGAGACCGACTTCGAGGGTCCGCGCCGGCGCGCCCGCCGGGAGCGCGAGCAGCGCCGGGCGGCCCAACAGCGCGCGCGGGCCATCGAGGAGGCCCGGCGCGAGGCCAAGCGCCGCGCCAGCGGACTCGTCCCGCCGGCCGCCCCGACCGGCCGCGGCAAGGTCCGCGGCCTGCGCGCGGTGCTGCTGACGGTGCTGCTGATCATCCTCGGCGTCGGGGTGGGCTCGATCCTGTACTTCACGCCGGTGATGTCGGTGCGCGCGGTGGCCGTGGTCGGCACCGCCGAGGTGCCCATCGAGGAGGTGACGGCGGTCGCCGCGGTCCCGTTGGGCACCCCGCTGCTGCAGGTCAACACCGGTGAGGTGGCCGACCGGGTGGCCACCATCCGGCGGGTGGCCAGCGCGCGGGTGCAGCGCGAGTACCCCTCGACGCTGCGGATCACCATCGCCGAACGGGTGCCGGTCGCGGTGATGGATTTCCCCGACGGCCCGCACCTGTATGACCGCGACGGCGTCGACTTCGCGACGGCACCGCCGCCGCCGTCGCTGCCGTACCTGGAGGTGGCGAACCCGGGACCGACGGATCCGCCGACCCAGGCGGCGCTGGCGGTGCTGACCTCGCTGCGGCCCGAGGTGGCCGGTCAGGTGGGCCGGGTGGCGGCACCGTCGGTCGCCTCGATCACGCTGATCCTGACCGACGGCAGGGAAGTGGTGTGGGGCACTCATGAGCGCACCGAGGAGAAGGCCGAGAAGCTCGCGGCGTTGCTGACGCAGCCCGGACACACCTACGACGTGTCGAGTCCGGATCTCCCTACCGTCAAGTAG